In Desulfosediminicola ganghwensis, a single window of DNA contains:
- a CDS encoding Lrp/AsnC family transcriptional regulator, with protein sequence MIDDKSLEILKILQEKARIPNVEVSRQVGLAPSAVLERIRKLEKNGIIDGYEVRLNPEQFDKGQIAFIQIQTNCGGEEFDLIGEHLSQLPEIQEVHYTTGDDGYFVKVRVKDSRELGELLRTRITTLSGVAATRTITVMHTVKETSKIPIC encoded by the coding sequence ATGATTGACGACAAGAGCCTTGAGATTCTGAAAATCCTGCAGGAGAAGGCACGTATTCCGAATGTGGAAGTATCCCGACAGGTCGGTCTGGCGCCATCAGCTGTACTTGAACGAATACGCAAATTAGAAAAGAACGGAATAATTGATGGCTACGAAGTCCGGCTCAATCCTGAACAGTTCGATAAGGGCCAGATCGCCTTCATTCAAATTCAAACCAACTGCGGCGGGGAAGAATTTGACCTGATTGGTGAACACCTTTCTCAGCTGCCTGAGATTCAGGAAGTGCACTACACCACCGGTGACGATGGTTACTTTGTAAAGGTACGGGTCAAGGATAGCCGTGAATTGGGTGAGTTGCTCCGCACCAGGATCACCACTCTTTCGGGTGTTGCAGCGACACGGACAATCACAGTGATGCACACGGTTAAAGAAACTTCAAAAATCCCTATATGTTAA
- a CDS encoding multiheme c-type cytochrome has protein sequence MRKLINTCFVTAAALCFGFVSLGFAQEETDCVSCHAKDNPGLYQQWLNSKHGKNDIGCLDCHGAAKDDQDGFEHNGAVVATMVTPHDCGRCHEEQMEQATKSHHAKAGEILESSDAYLAHVAGGHPIAIVGCESCHGAKVIVDESLSNKLSPLTWPNSGIGRINPDGSKGSCNACHSRHSFSAAQARQPENCGKCHLGPDHPQKEIFEESKHGIAYYSFKDTMNLDNDTWIVGQDYYQAPSCSTCHMSATFSQPATHDVGDRISWTLRPPVSTKLDNWQERRTAMENVCLNCHQQTFIDGHYYQYDALVMLYNEKFAKPAGAIMKMIQEKNVLKRTASFANDIEWEYWELWHHEGRRARMGTAMMGPDYAWWHGIYDVAHNFYFKFIPEALRYNDPEITAYIQNMLENDPMHTWLIEDTKTLKGKIKSGELQKIYAPYFIEKDK, from the coding sequence ATGAGAAAGCTGATTAACACCTGTTTCGTTACAGCCGCTGCACTGTGTTTTGGTTTTGTTTCACTGGGCTTTGCGCAGGAGGAGACAGACTGTGTAAGCTGCCATGCAAAAGACAACCCCGGTCTTTACCAACAATGGCTCAATTCAAAACATGGCAAGAATGACATAGGTTGTCTTGATTGCCATGGTGCTGCAAAGGATGACCAGGACGGTTTTGAGCACAACGGGGCTGTTGTTGCCACGATGGTCACTCCCCATGACTGTGGCCGGTGTCATGAAGAGCAAATGGAGCAGGCAACCAAATCCCACCACGCCAAAGCCGGTGAAATACTGGAGTCTTCCGACGCATATCTGGCGCATGTTGCAGGCGGTCATCCCATCGCCATTGTCGGCTGTGAATCATGTCATGGCGCCAAGGTAATTGTAGATGAATCACTTTCCAATAAACTCTCCCCTTTAACCTGGCCCAATTCAGGGATTGGCAGAATCAACCCTGACGGTTCTAAGGGAAGTTGCAACGCCTGTCATTCACGCCACTCCTTTTCCGCTGCCCAGGCGCGCCAACCGGAAAACTGCGGTAAATGCCATCTGGGACCGGATCACCCGCAAAAAGAAATTTTTGAAGAATCAAAACATGGTATCGCCTACTATTCATTCAAAGATACCATGAACCTGGATAATGATACCTGGATTGTTGGTCAGGATTATTACCAGGCACCAAGCTGCTCAACCTGCCACATGTCTGCAACCTTCAGCCAACCTGCAACCCATGATGTCGGCGACAGAATTTCATGGACCCTGAGACCACCTGTCTCTACAAAACTCGATAACTGGCAGGAACGTCGGACAGCGATGGAAAACGTCTGCCTTAATTGCCACCAGCAAACCTTTATTGACGGCCATTACTATCAGTACGATGCGCTGGTGATGCTCTACAACGAAAAATTCGCCAAGCCCGCCGGGGCAATCATGAAAATGATACAGGAGAAAAACGTCCTGAAAAGAACTGCCTCATTTGCCAATGATATTGAGTGGGAATATTGGGAACTGTGGCATCATGAGGGGCGCCGGGCACGAATGGGTACAGCAATGATGGGTCCCGACTATGCCTGGTGGCATGGTATTTATGACGTGGCGCACAACTTTTACTTTAAATTCATACCAGAGGCACTCCGTTATAATGACCCTGAGATCACGGCTTATATCCAAAACATGCTGGAAAACGACCCCATGCACACCTGGTTGATCGAAGATACCAAAACCCTGAAAGGGAAAATCAAGAGTGGTGAATTGCAAAAAATCTATGCACCATATTTTATAGAAAAAGACAAATAA
- a CDS encoding YcbK family protein: MIPPQPDAQLCRRRFIATAAKLTLCAGLARPLNLHAVPVPSHKLKFYHIHTREKFELSDPFLDAQEDRKQDLDSFLRDFRTGEVHPIDFRLMKVLANIQEKTGSNGTYEVIGGYRSGATNEQLRANSNGVALKSLHLVGQAIDLRLTDLPTRDLRDVAISLRAGGVGYYPDSNFVHIDTGRIRYW; this comes from the coding sequence ATGATACCACCACAACCCGATGCGCAGCTGTGCAGGCGCAGGTTCATTGCCACAGCTGCGAAACTTACCCTATGTGCCGGACTTGCGAGGCCTCTCAATCTGCATGCAGTGCCGGTCCCTTCTCATAAACTTAAATTTTATCATATACATACCAGAGAAAAATTCGAGCTCTCAGACCCTTTTCTCGACGCCCAGGAAGATCGTAAACAGGATCTCGACAGCTTCCTGCGTGATTTTCGCACCGGTGAAGTGCATCCGATAGATTTCCGACTCATGAAAGTTCTTGCCAATATCCAGGAAAAAACCGGGAGTAACGGAACCTACGAAGTAATCGGTGGATATCGCTCAGGAGCAACCAATGAACAACTTCGAGCCAACAGCAACGGAGTTGCCTTAAAAAGTTTGCACCTGGTTGGTCAGGCAATCGATTTACGACTTACCGATCTTCCAACCAGAGATTTGAGAGATGTGGCTATTTCGCTACGGGCAGGTGGGGTCGGTTATTACCCTGATTCAAATTTTGTCCATATTGATACCGGCAGAATCAGGTATTGGTAA
- a CDS encoding diaminopimelate decarboxylase encodes MPISTSFKSRLFPVLENICDHFGTPFHIYDEQGIRETCADLKRAFAGIDEFRQYYAVKALPNPSILKIMQDEGFGFDCSSTTELMLSRQLGAKGADIMFTSNNTSQEEFLLAEQEGGCILNLDDISLVDKVPSMPELICFRYNPGTRRTGNDIIGNPTEAKYGVSHDQIIDAYRQAMARGATRFGLHTMLASNELNYSYMVQTAEMLLELVEDISAELGITFEFINIGGGLGIPYRPDQDKFDLDGMGREITTVFQDFKNKNGYMPALCMESGRFMTGPHGVLVVRAINRKDIYHTYIGVDTCMSALMRPALYGAYHHIDVLGKDESCEMETVDVVGSLCENNDKFAIQRKLPAIQDGDILIIHDTGAHGHAMGFNYNGKLRPKELMLTVKGTAELIRREERPEDYFATLDFTTDSLSL; translated from the coding sequence ATGCCAATATCCACATCTTTTAAGAGCAGGCTGTTTCCGGTATTGGAAAACATCTGCGACCATTTCGGCACACCGTTTCATATCTACGATGAACAGGGAATTCGTGAAACCTGCGCCGACCTGAAACGGGCCTTCGCAGGAATCGATGAGTTTCGTCAATATTACGCAGTAAAAGCCCTGCCCAACCCCTCCATTCTCAAAATTATGCAGGATGAGGGCTTTGGTTTTGATTGTTCCTCAACCACTGAATTAATGCTGAGCCGTCAACTTGGTGCCAAGGGGGCGGATATCATGTTTACCTCAAATAATACCAGCCAGGAAGAGTTTCTGCTCGCAGAGCAGGAAGGCGGCTGTATTCTCAACCTCGATGATATTTCTCTGGTCGATAAGGTGCCGAGCATGCCTGAGTTGATCTGCTTCAGGTATAATCCAGGCACTCGCAGAACCGGCAACGATATAATAGGCAATCCGACCGAAGCAAAATATGGTGTCAGCCACGACCAGATTATCGATGCCTACAGGCAGGCCATGGCCCGGGGTGCAACACGCTTTGGTCTTCACACCATGCTCGCTTCCAATGAGTTGAACTATTCCTATATGGTTCAAACTGCTGAAATGCTTCTGGAGTTGGTTGAAGACATTTCTGCCGAACTTGGCATCACTTTTGAGTTCATCAATATTGGTGGTGGCTTGGGAATCCCCTACCGCCCAGACCAGGACAAATTTGATCTGGATGGCATGGGTCGTGAGATTACGACGGTATTCCAGGATTTCAAAAACAAGAATGGCTATATGCCGGCGCTATGTATGGAAAGCGGTCGTTTTATGACCGGCCCCCACGGGGTACTGGTGGTTCGGGCAATCAACCGCAAAGATATCTATCACACCTATATCGGAGTTGATACCTGCATGAGCGCCCTGATGCGACCTGCACTCTATGGCGCATATCACCATATTGATGTTCTTGGCAAGGATGAGAGTTGTGAGATGGAAACCGTGGATGTGGTCGGCTCCTTATGTGAAAACAACGACAAGTTCGCAATTCAGAGAAAACTCCCTGCTATCCAGGACGGCGATATTCTGATCATCCACGACACTGGTGCACACGGCCATGCCATGGGCTTCAATTATAATGGTAAACTCCGCCCGAAAGAGCTCATGTTGACAGTCAAAGGGACTGCCGAACTTATCCGTCGCGAAGAACGGCCTGAAGACTACTTTGCGACCCTCGACTTCACCACCGACAGCCTTTCCCTATAA
- a CDS encoding L,D-transpeptidase family protein encodes MSISGLKSKFTTLCWFTQTLLSISLLCLLVSPAVSHSAASEQQIALELQKHLGCQPIDLVQLENNTPLLASKDICLAIIYTKYDSTPLWVSSKGPSYKARIIFEYLQDSEKHGLNPLIYQVGEIRQLWNSKNATDLAKLDTLLTYNLVHYIHDISYGQLSPSVTNPQLFPEAGYRDFNPVFAIQQVRFANNIKDYLEQLPPQHVHYTSLKNALEKYRIIALQGGWPYLPEGLKIFPGNRDTRVAIVRERLKMTGELSQESNPPDPYRYDLELRDAVIKFQLRNGLKPDGVIGINTRGALNVTVDERIKTIRINLARWRWQSHDLGSKYVLVNIAGYNLKAYRDMGQEQALDIRVVVGKERHQTPVFSNIIRQIDINPYWTIPTSIAKNEELPKLRKDPGSLKQRNIRLYSSWNGNARELDSTSIDWNSVSPGQMAGYRLRQDPGPKNPLGRIKFLFPNRYDVYLHDTSSPQLFNYTNRDFSHGCIRVSDPRALAYFLLEDQHGDWNTERIDTAYDSNSRKVIQLSRPIPVHITYQTSWVDKDGTIHFNVDVYSRDKKLAKALF; translated from the coding sequence ATGAGTATTTCAGGACTCAAAAGCAAATTCACAACTCTTTGCTGGTTCACGCAAACCCTCCTCAGTATCTCTCTGTTATGTCTTCTAGTCTCGCCGGCAGTCAGCCACTCCGCTGCGTCTGAACAACAGATAGCTTTAGAACTGCAAAAACATCTCGGATGCCAGCCTATAGACCTGGTACAGCTCGAAAATAACACGCCATTACTGGCCTCTAAAGACATTTGTCTGGCCATAATTTATACAAAGTATGACTCCACCCCCCTTTGGGTCAGCTCAAAAGGACCATCGTACAAAGCCAGGATAATTTTTGAATATCTTCAGGACTCCGAAAAACACGGCCTCAACCCCCTGATTTACCAGGTAGGTGAAATCAGGCAGTTATGGAATTCAAAAAATGCCACTGACCTGGCAAAGCTCGACACTCTCCTCACCTACAATCTTGTTCATTATATACACGACATAAGTTACGGTCAGCTCAGCCCCAGTGTCACCAATCCTCAACTCTTTCCTGAAGCTGGGTATCGTGATTTCAATCCGGTTTTCGCCATTCAACAGGTACGATTTGCTAATAATATCAAAGACTATCTCGAACAACTTCCTCCGCAGCATGTTCATTACACCAGCCTGAAGAACGCCCTTGAGAAGTATCGTATCATTGCCCTTCAGGGTGGGTGGCCATACCTGCCTGAAGGATTAAAAATTTTTCCGGGTAATAGAGACACACGTGTTGCGATTGTGCGTGAACGCCTTAAAATGACAGGTGAACTTTCTCAAGAATCCAACCCACCCGACCCGTACCGTTATGATCTGGAGCTGAGAGACGCTGTGATTAAATTTCAACTCCGGAACGGTCTTAAACCAGACGGGGTTATCGGCATCAATACCAGAGGCGCGCTTAATGTCACCGTTGATGAACGTATCAAAACCATACGAATCAACCTCGCTCGCTGGCGCTGGCAATCGCACGATCTCGGCTCAAAATATGTATTGGTGAATATTGCCGGTTATAATTTAAAAGCATATCGTGACATGGGCCAGGAACAGGCTCTGGATATTCGGGTGGTCGTTGGAAAAGAGCGACACCAGACCCCGGTTTTCAGTAATATTATCCGACAGATTGATATTAACCCCTACTGGACCATTCCAACCAGTATTGCCAAGAATGAGGAACTGCCAAAGCTGAGGAAAGACCCTGGTTCTCTCAAACAGCGAAATATTCGCCTCTACTCCAGTTGGAATGGTAACGCCAGGGAACTGGACTCAACTTCGATTGACTGGAATTCGGTAAGCCCCGGCCAGATGGCAGGTTACAGGCTACGCCAGGACCCCGGTCCCAAAAATCCTCTGGGAAGAATCAAGTTTCTCTTTCCAAACCGGTATGATGTCTACCTGCACGACACCTCATCTCCGCAACTGTTTAACTACACGAACAGAGATTTCAGCCATGGTTGTATCCGCGTGAGCGACCCCCGGGCCCTTGCCTATTTTCTCCTGGAAGATCAACATGGTGACTGGAATACCGAGAGAATCGATACCGCCTATGACAGCAATTCCCGTAAGGTTATTCAGCTATCCAGACCTATCCCCGTACACATCACGTATCAAACAAGCTGGGTTGACAAAGATGGGACAATCCATTTTAATGTAGACGTTTATTCTCGCGACAAAAAACTCGCTAAAGCGCTGTTTTAG
- a CDS encoding exodeoxyribonuclease III, translating to MKSEIDITSFLHIVADYVRDKQVPVVDLIAVQTRDPFKVLVATILSARTKDETTAKAASRLFKKAETPEALAKLSVEELEKLIRPVGFFRNKAKYLAQLPQSLKQFGDKVPDTIEDLIQLPGVGRKTANLVRSVAFAKPAICVDTHVHRIMNIWCYVDTDTPLKTEMALRAKLPEKHWISVNSILVAFGQSLCKPVRPHCDICPLQGACPQNGVTPRSVKASSKRTEKHNGQPLKLISWNVNGIRAVEKKGFAEIVADLDADILALQETKAHPDQLSDKLKDIDGYTSYWHSAEKKGYSGVAVYTRQEPLKVIEGLGIEEFDREGRVLTLEFDSYYLTNIYFPNAGEGLKRLEFKIAFNHALLAFTDNLKKQKHVVLCGDFNVAHKPIDLKNPASNTQNAGFTQDERDWMDSFIEAGYLDTFRMFNQDPEQYTWWSYRFNARAKNIGWRIDYFCVDSAGATRVQNAEILPEILGSDHCPVVLHWAS from the coding sequence ATGAAATCAGAAATCGACATCACATCTTTTCTTCACATCGTGGCTGACTATGTCCGCGATAAACAGGTCCCCGTCGTCGATCTGATAGCAGTTCAAACCCGCGATCCATTCAAGGTGCTGGTGGCGACGATCCTCTCAGCCCGAACCAAGGATGAGACCACTGCCAAGGCCGCAAGCCGTCTCTTCAAAAAAGCCGAAACGCCCGAAGCACTCGCAAAACTTTCTGTAGAAGAACTTGAAAAGCTCATTCGCCCTGTGGGCTTTTTCAGAAACAAAGCCAAATACCTGGCTCAATTGCCGCAAAGCCTCAAACAATTTGGCGATAAAGTACCGGATACCATTGAAGACCTGATTCAGTTGCCGGGGGTTGGCAGAAAGACAGCCAACCTGGTCAGAAGTGTTGCATTTGCAAAGCCCGCAATCTGCGTTGACACCCATGTTCACAGAATCATGAATATCTGGTGTTATGTAGATACCGACACACCATTAAAGACCGAGATGGCATTACGGGCAAAGCTGCCGGAAAAACATTGGATCTCGGTAAATTCTATCCTGGTTGCCTTCGGGCAGTCACTGTGTAAGCCGGTTCGGCCACATTGCGACATATGCCCCCTGCAAGGCGCTTGTCCGCAAAATGGTGTTACGCCAAGGTCAGTAAAAGCCAGTTCCAAGCGCACAGAAAAACACAATGGCCAGCCGCTTAAACTGATCTCCTGGAATGTTAATGGAATACGGGCGGTGGAAAAGAAGGGTTTTGCCGAAATAGTGGCAGATCTCGATGCAGATATTCTCGCTCTCCAGGAAACCAAGGCGCACCCCGACCAACTCTCAGATAAACTCAAAGATATTGATGGGTATACTTCTTATTGGCACAGCGCTGAAAAAAAAGGGTATTCCGGAGTGGCAGTCTACACCAGACAAGAGCCTCTCAAGGTTATTGAAGGCTTGGGGATTGAAGAGTTCGACCGTGAAGGCCGGGTTCTTACCCTTGAGTTTGACAGCTACTATCTCACCAATATCTATTTCCCCAATGCTGGAGAAGGATTAAAGCGCCTGGAGTTCAAGATAGCCTTTAACCATGCCCTGCTCGCTTTTACCGACAACCTGAAAAAGCAAAAGCATGTCGTACTCTGCGGGGACTTCAATGTGGCACACAAGCCCATTGACCTGAAGAACCCTGCCTCCAACACCCAAAACGCCGGCTTCACCCAGGACGAACGTGATTGGATGGACAGCTTTATTGAAGCTGGTTACCTGGACACCTTCAGGATGTTCAATCAGGATCCGGAGCAATACACCTGGTGGAGTTACCGCTTTAACGCCAGGGCAAAGAACATAGGCTGGCGCATCGACTACTTCTGTGTCGATTCAGCTGGTGCCACACGCGTGCAAAACGCTGAGATACTGCCGGAGATTTTGGGCTCAGACCACTGCCCGGTGGTCCTTCACTGGGCTTCGTAA
- a CDS encoding PfkB family carbohydrate kinase, which yields MKCVFLGLTTLDIIHYLKRYPSSNEKVRADTQLFFAGGPAANAAVTCSSLGAEAILVTGLGQQPLAGLARQDLEDHGVEVIDHTARPEDLPIVSSIIVDESNGDRCVVYTRPDSSRLLANQDYSQLLAGADLLMLDGHYHEAALACVRRAKSLGLKTVLDGGSWKEGLRDILPYIDYAICSGDFYPPGCGDTESVVAYLKCIGIPNIAVSGGDAAIKVWQEKYMEIAIIETEVVDTLGAGDILHGAFCHYLGDGDFYQALASASRVATLSCRYRGTRQWIHEKGKLD from the coding sequence ATGAAATGTGTATTTTTGGGACTGACTACCCTTGATATAATTCATTACCTGAAAAGATATCCATCCAGTAACGAAAAGGTACGGGCGGATACCCAACTCTTTTTTGCCGGCGGGCCTGCTGCAAACGCAGCGGTGACCTGCTCATCTTTAGGTGCTGAGGCAATACTCGTTACCGGACTGGGACAACAGCCGCTAGCAGGTCTGGCCCGTCAGGACTTAGAGGACCATGGGGTTGAAGTTATCGACCACACCGCGAGGCCGGAAGATTTGCCGATAGTCTCCTCGATTATAGTTGATGAATCGAACGGTGATCGCTGTGTTGTCTATACCCGCCCCGACTCGAGCCGGTTGCTCGCTAACCAGGACTATTCGCAACTGCTGGCGGGTGCGGATCTGTTGATGCTCGACGGGCATTATCATGAAGCTGCTCTGGCCTGTGTTCGACGAGCGAAATCCCTTGGTCTGAAAACGGTCCTGGATGGTGGTAGCTGGAAAGAAGGACTGCGTGATATCCTGCCGTATATCGATTATGCCATCTGCTCGGGTGATTTTTATCCTCCAGGCTGTGGCGACACTGAGTCAGTGGTTGCCTATCTGAAATGTATTGGTATACCCAATATTGCTGTCTCAGGCGGAGATGCTGCCATTAAGGTATGGCAGGAGAAGTATATGGAGATAGCGATTATTGAAACAGAGGTCGTTGATACTCTAGGCGCAGGAGATATACTTCACGGGGCATTTTGCCATTACCTTGGTGATGGTGATTTCTACCAGGCTCTGGCCAGTGCATCCAGGGTAGCGACGCTCTCCTGCAGGTACCGTGGAACACGCCAATGGATTCATGAAAAGGGGAAACTCGATTGA
- the mutY gene encoding A/G-specific adenine glycosylase has translation MKHIAENLLDWFKNCSRPLPWRKSYNPYHVWISEIMLQQTQMERGVGYFTRWIARFPDVAAVARAEEQEIMKLWEGLGYYARARNLHATAKIVHAEFGGDIPCDTETLLTLPGIGPYTAAAISSIAGNVDIPVVDANVLRVFARLFDIEGNIKSGAVKKDIEQKAWELLPKGKARLYNQALMDLGGLICLPRNPRCNICPVAELCRARRQGTVDERPVKVAAEKKILIEMATGVLNKDGRLFIQQRLADDIWGGLWEFPGGGVEPGESPDEAVVREYREETGFKVTVCSKITTLTHFYTKYKVVLHCYGCRMISDTLQPLQLTAAQQYRWVFPEELSDFGFPAGHRKLLEYLNGSCPEILVDPCSEIVKN, from the coding sequence ATGAAACATATTGCTGAAAATCTCCTGGATTGGTTCAAGAACTGCTCCAGACCCCTTCCCTGGAGGAAAAGTTACAATCCGTATCATGTCTGGATTTCAGAGATAATGCTGCAGCAGACCCAAATGGAGCGTGGCGTGGGCTATTTCACCAGATGGATCGCTCGATTTCCCGATGTTGCCGCTGTGGCCAGGGCAGAAGAGCAGGAAATCATGAAACTCTGGGAAGGGCTCGGTTACTATGCCAGAGCCAGAAACCTGCATGCTACGGCAAAGATTGTTCATGCTGAATTTGGTGGGGATATTCCTTGTGACACGGAGACACTCCTCACGCTGCCAGGGATAGGACCATACACCGCAGCTGCAATAAGCAGTATCGCCGGGAACGTAGATATTCCGGTGGTGGATGCTAATGTACTGAGAGTTTTTGCCCGCCTTTTTGATATAGAAGGAAATATTAAAAGTGGAGCAGTAAAAAAGGATATTGAGCAAAAGGCCTGGGAACTTTTACCGAAAGGTAAGGCAAGACTATATAACCAGGCGCTGATGGATTTGGGCGGTTTGATTTGTCTGCCTCGTAACCCTCGATGCAACATCTGCCCGGTAGCTGAGTTGTGTCGTGCAAGGAGGCAGGGTACAGTTGATGAGCGTCCGGTCAAGGTGGCAGCTGAAAAAAAGATTCTCATAGAGATGGCAACAGGTGTTCTGAATAAAGACGGCAGATTATTTATTCAGCAACGTCTGGCTGATGATATTTGGGGAGGGCTCTGGGAGTTTCCCGGAGGCGGTGTAGAGCCTGGTGAGTCTCCGGATGAAGCGGTGGTGCGGGAGTACCGGGAAGAGACAGGCTTTAAGGTTACGGTTTGCTCAAAAATCACCACTTTGACCCACTTTTACACCAAGTACAAGGTTGTGCTGCACTGTTACGGCTGCCGAATGATTTCAGATACCCTGCAACCTTTACAGCTGACCGCAGCGCAACAGTATCGGTGGGTTTTTCCGGAAGAACTCAGTGATTTTGGTTTCCCGGCGGGGCATCGCAAGCTGCTGGAATATCTGAATGGTTCCTGTCCCGAGATTCTTGTTGATCCCTGCTCTGAAATCGTGAAAAACTAG
- a CDS encoding N-acyl homoserine lactonase family protein, whose product MTYSITPLLTGVRNPDQGIMTYQQGYGKRIWLPIWAFLVQGNGHNILVDTGLDENELFPPAGFTEETGLTPETLADCLKAEGLSVDDIDIVINTHLHDDHCGNNALFTKATFYAHPDEVAFCKSPHPLDHRYDEYFIENTEFQDAVDGQEIVPGITVIFSPGHTVGCLSVRISTAVGDAVITGFCCNNQNFPDNGPAVCPGVHLNAVEAWDSIQRIKAIAATILPMHELSLKKIS is encoded by the coding sequence ATGACCTATTCGATAACCCCTCTGTTGACAGGTGTGCGTAATCCTGATCAGGGAATCATGACCTACCAGCAAGGGTATGGAAAGCGTATATGGTTGCCCATATGGGCATTTCTGGTGCAGGGCAATGGACATAATATTCTGGTGGATACAGGTCTGGATGAAAACGAACTCTTCCCTCCGGCAGGTTTTACTGAAGAAACCGGCCTGACACCTGAAACGCTCGCCGACTGTCTTAAAGCCGAGGGATTGTCTGTTGATGATATTGACATAGTCATCAATACTCATCTTCACGATGACCACTGCGGCAATAATGCACTCTTTACCAAAGCGACGTTCTACGCTCATCCGGACGAGGTTGCGTTTTGTAAATCTCCCCATCCACTCGACCATCGTTACGATGAATACTTTATTGAAAATACAGAATTTCAGGATGCGGTGGATGGGCAGGAGATCGTCCCGGGAATTACTGTGATATTCTCACCGGGTCACACTGTCGGCTGTCTTTCAGTCCGCATCTCTACTGCGGTTGGTGATGCTGTGATAACGGGATTTTGCTGTAATAACCAAAACTTTCCTGATAATGGTCCGGCAGTATGCCCTGGTGTACACCTCAATGCGGTGGAAGCCTGGGATTCTATTCAGAGAATTAAGGCGATAGCGGCAACCATTCTACCGATGCATGAGCTAAGCCTGAAAAAGATATCCTGA